A segment of the Methylomonas paludis genome:
TTTAACTAAAAGATATCACCTGCTGATGTCGCACCTGCATAATGGCTATATAGAAATATTGGTTAAAGGCGGCATTATTGCTAGTATATTACTGTTATATATATTTTTGCAAACACTGTTTGAACAGATGTTTATCCGAGTGAAACGCCGCGAAAATTTTATTTTTTTAAACACCGGGTTCATTATGGTATTAATTCATAACATTACCGAATCTTCAATTTTAAAAGGCTTGAGCGCATTAAGCATAATATTAATCTTGATTATTGTTTCAACCAGTTTTTTGAGAATCTATCCAAAACAGCCAGATTCATGAATCCTTTACCGGTTATTTTACAACCTTAAAATGAAAATATTTTCTTATCTTTGCCCATATGGCTAACACTATTACCTTTAAAAACCTGGTAATATTTACTTTTGCCTTGTATCTGGTTTTGGATAATATAGGCATTGATATTACTTTAGGCCATGTACGTGCTGATCAGCGGCTTCCTTTTCACAGAATTTATTTATTTCTTACTGCCTTTATTTTTTTATTTAATATGCAGCAAGTAATTACGGCATTTCTGAACAATAAACTGTTTGTAACGCTGATTCTATATGTATTAGTTTCTTCCGCGTGGTCTTCGAGTCCCATCAATACGGTAAAAAACTTTACCGCACTATTAGCCATAATGACCATTTCTGTAACAGTTATTATGGTTTATTTTAATGATAGAAGACTGTTAATTAGAAGATTGTTTCAGCTGTTTTTTATATTCATTTTTGCCAATATTGTCACAACACTATTGTTTCCACAAGTCTGTATCGATACCGTTAATTTTGGCTACCCTCGTTGGATAGGCATAACCACCCACCCTAATGTATTGGGAGTAACAGCGTTAGTGTTGATTTGGTTAGCCTCAAATCTTTATTTTAGCGCAACGAGTTTTTTAAAAAGAGTAACAACCTTAATAGCCCTAGCAATGGGCTATTATGTTATTTTAAAAGCCGACAGCATCACCAGTCTATTTTCTTCTTTAGCCATATCCTGTTATGTTTTTTATTCTTACAAACTGGCTAATCTCAATTTTCTAGTCAAGATGTTTACTATTATATCTATTATTTTAATATTCATCACTATCCTAGGTTTTTATAAAAGCTTACCGGATTTGATTAGTTCCATACTGGAAACCGGCGGCAGAAATGCCACCTTAACCGGTCGCACTAAATTATGGCGCATTGCTTTTTTGTCTATTCAGGATCATTTATTTTTTGGCTACGGATTCGACGATTTACGCCAGGTTACGGAACGACAATATAAACAAAGGTATCAGATGTCTCACTTACACAATGGCTTTATAGAGATACTACTAAAAGGCGGAATTATCGGCATATTTTTACTGGCTGCTACAATTTTTAGAACCATTTACTATCAATTTAAATTACGTAAGAAATACAGGTACGACTGTATTTTTTTGAACTCCGGTTTAATTATGATTATTTTGCATAACTTTGCCGAATCATCTATTCTTAGAGGCACGATGACTATAGGTGTGTTTTTTATTTTTATAATCGTCTTTACAAATTTATTGTATCAGCATAGCCAATATGAAAATCTGGATTTGCATACCCGTATTTAATCGCATTGAATACACTTTAAAATGCCTGGCATCCTTACAGGTGCAAAGTTTTAGAAATTTTCAGGTCGTGGTCTGTGATCATGGTTCCAGCGATGGCACTACTGCTACTATCCAGGCACAATTCCCCGATATGGTAGTCCTTAACGCCGACAGTAACCTCTGGTGGACCGGTGCCATCAATCGCTGCCTCGCTTATGCACTCGAACATGCAGCGGCTGATGATGGTTTGCTGACCATGAACAACGATAATGAAGTGCCAGAAAATTATCTACAAAATTTGGCCATCCATTTTAGCCAATTTCCAAACTCGATAATTACTTCAGTAATACACGATATCAGCAGCGGCAAACTGATAGAACCCGGCTATCGGCAAAATTGGTTTCATGGCACCGCATATCCTGTAGACCATGCTAAACAACATGTAGTTGGTTATCCAGATGTGATAGCGGTGACCCACGCCTCCGGACGTGGTACCTTATTTCCAGTTCAGGTATTTAGACAATTGGGATTGTTTGATGAAATCCATTTACCGCATTATGCCGCTGATTATGATTTCACTTTTAAAGCCGCCAGAGCGGGTTACCCAATTTATATCTGCCGGGATTGTCAGGTTTTTTCTTATATTCAGGCCACCGGCATAGTTAAGGTACTCAACCGGTTTTCGCTTAGCAGTTTCGTCAATTATTTCACCAGCATCCGCTCACCGGCTTATTTACCAGCGCGTTGGTGGTTTGGTTGGCATAACTGCCCAAAATGGTATTTTCCGGTATATTTTATGATTGATTTAATGCGTATTTCGGGTGGATACTTTAAAATTTTTATCAAACCCTATTTATAACCGACTCTTGAACAATATTTATTGGCTTTATGCGTCAATAACCAACATAAGAATATGTATATTCTAAGCTGACTGTTCAAAAATAAAACGGCCTGTACTAATTTCATCGGCAAGTACCGCCGAGTGATGCCGTTAAAAGCCAAAACCAAGCTTTTTGATTATCTCGGAAGCTTATATCAAAAAATGCTTAGCCAGGCATACACTGTTGGTAATACTGCCCAAATAAAATAAAATCATTAGCTTGATCACATTCAGACAGGCATAACGTAGCTTATACCCAGCCAATTTGCACTAACAGATAAATTTCTTAAAACCAAAATACCAACCATGGACAATTCAAAACGTGTGGTCAAAAATACAGGCATACTTTACGCCAGAATGGCAATCACAGTACTGATTGCTCTTTACACCACGCGCTTGACTCTGGCTGTACTCGGTGCTGAGAACTATGGGCTTTTCGGGCTAATAGGCGGGGCTATTTCCTTGCTGGGTTTTTTGAACGCATCCTTGGCCAGTGCCACCCAGCGATTCATGTCTTTTGCTCAGGGCGCGGGGGAAATCGGTAAACTCAAACGCATTTTCAACATGAGCATCATTCTGCACATGGCTACTGCAATATTGGTGCTGGTATTACTAGAAATTGGCGGTCATATTTACTTTAACGGCATTTTAAACATACCGGCAAATCGTATGGAAGTTGCCAGTTATATCTACCAGTTTATGGTCGCCAGCATGGTGTTCACCATTATATCGGTACCTTATGATGCCATCATCACCTCTCATGAAAACATGACATTCATTGCGTTCATGGCCATTATCGAATCTGTATTAAAGCTGCTGATTGTGTTCGCCATCGGCTATAGCAGTTTCGATCAT
Coding sequences within it:
- a CDS encoding O-antigen ligase family protein yields the protein MANTITFKNLVIFTFALYLVLDNIGIDITLGHVRADQRLPFHRIYLFLTAFIFLFNMQQVITAFLNNKLFVTLILYVLVSSAWSSSPINTVKNFTALLAIMTISVTVIMVYFNDRRLLIRRLFQLFFIFIFANIVTTLLFPQVCIDTVNFGYPRWIGITTHPNVLGVTALVLIWLASNLYFSATSFLKRVTTLIALAMGYYVILKADSITSLFSSLAISCYVFYSYKLANLNFLVKMFTIISIILIFITILGFYKSLPDLISSILETGGRNATLTGRTKLWRIAFLSIQDHLFFGYGFDDLRQVTERQYKQRYQMSHLHNGFIEILLKGGIIGIFLLAATIFRTIYYQFKLRKKYRYDCIFLNSGLIMIILHNFAESSILRGTMTIGVFFIFIIVFTNLLYQHSQYENLDLHTRI
- a CDS encoding glycosyltransferase family 2 protein, with translation MKIWICIPVFNRIEYTLKCLASLQVQSFRNFQVVVCDHGSSDGTTATIQAQFPDMVVLNADSNLWWTGAINRCLAYALEHAAADDGLLTMNNDNEVPENYLQNLAIHFSQFPNSIITSVIHDISSGKLIEPGYRQNWFHGTAYPVDHAKQHVVGYPDVIAVTHASGRGTLFPVQVFRQLGLFDEIHLPHYAADYDFTFKAARAGYPIYICRDCQVFSYIQATGIVKVLNRFSLSSFVNYFTSIRSPAYLPARWWFGWHNCPKWYFPVYFMIDLMRISGGYFKIFIKPYL